The DNA region AAACTGTTCGGGCGTGGGGTGGGCGAGGGGAAAGCGGGCCAGGACGGCGCGCAGTTCCCGCAACGCGGCAGCCGGATCGCTGGGCTTTCGGTACAGACGAAGGCGGTGAAGTTCCAGGGCCACGGGCGCCGGGACACGCACGCTCGCCCCCGGCAGCGCGGCGAGCGCCGTGAAGGCACGCACGGCCCGGACGTGGTGCTCGTCCCCACGCGCGCCCAGGGCGTACAGTGGGCCGGTGTCCAGGTAGATTAGGCGAGGGGCGGGGCGCCGTGCACTCAACGTGGCCCGCTTTCACGGCGAAGGTCTTCCTCAAGGGCGGCGTTCAGGTACTCGTCGTGCCGGGCGCTGATGTCGCCAGGCCCGTCCTCCTC from Deinococcus aetherius includes:
- a CDS encoding type II toxin-antitoxin system VapC family toxin, whose amino-acid sequence is MSARRPAPRLIYLDTGPLYALGARGDEHHVRAVRAFTALAALPGASVRVPAPVALELHRLRLYRKPSDPAAALRELRAVLARFPLAHPTPEQFAAALDLLEEHGDLRATLTDALLAAMSRSDGAQVLTFDAHLGVLGADLRPEE